A stretch of Endozoicomonas sp. SCSIO W0465 DNA encodes these proteins:
- a CDS encoding IS66 family transposase, with product MIPELPATMSAEILLKENAELRMRVACLEERCRELEEKVGKNSQNSSKPPSSDGYQKPCKNSNSPDHSDDLSADKGTDPSDEKPNPKSLRQSSGNKAGGKKGHQGTCLKQVDIPDYIEYLPVKECNKCQASLLDSEPVKYIERQVFEPGRPGEFEVTAHRAEVKICTCGCRNQAEFPEGVTAAAQYGSATQAMAVYLNQYHFLPFKRVSEYFNTLYKMSVSAGTVANFVARTYENLASTEEVIRDALRESSVAGADETGMRAEGSLHWLHVMRDEQWTLYYLSEKRGREAMDTMGILLTFAGGVLVHDHWKSYFAYAATHVLCNAHHLRELLGVVDRDSNQLALRLMKLLRLSWHYCKGFKTIGMLQMPSVVCERIEKIYDRLLQRALMKEVVYMEKQREELKRKKVKNTKAYNLFKRLTEFKAETLRFMSDFTIPFDNNGSERDVRMAKLKQKISGCFRSADGGSMFARIRSYLSSARKQGMDIYQSLHRAVRNYCNMPLLSAE from the coding sequence ATGATTCCAGAACTACCCGCAACTATGTCGGCTGAGATTCTCTTGAAAGAGAATGCAGAGCTGCGGATGAGAGTTGCCTGTCTGGAAGAGCGATGTCGAGAATTGGAAGAAAAGGTTGGCAAGAACAGTCAAAACAGCAGCAAGCCGCCATCGTCTGATGGTTATCAAAAACCTTGTAAAAACAGTAATTCTCCAGATCATTCTGACGACCTTTCCGCAGATAAAGGTACCGATCCATCGGATGAAAAACCCAATCCTAAAAGTCTGAGACAGTCTTCTGGTAATAAAGCCGGTGGAAAGAAAGGGCATCAGGGCACTTGTCTTAAACAGGTCGATATCCCTGACTATATTGAGTACCTTCCGGTTAAAGAATGCAATAAATGTCAGGCGTCTCTTCTTGATAGTGAGCCGGTCAAATATATTGAACGACAGGTGTTTGAACCAGGGAGACCGGGTGAATTTGAAGTAACGGCCCATAGAGCTGAAGTAAAAATCTGCACTTGTGGTTGTCGGAATCAGGCTGAATTCCCGGAAGGTGTTACCGCTGCCGCACAATATGGCTCAGCCACACAGGCTATGGCCGTCTATCTTAACCAATACCATTTCCTGCCTTTTAAGCGCGTGTCAGAGTATTTTAATACTCTCTATAAAATGAGTGTAAGTGCAGGCACTGTCGCCAATTTTGTGGCCAGAACCTATGAAAATCTGGCTTCTACTGAAGAGGTTATTCGTGACGCCTTGCGGGAATCGTCTGTTGCCGGAGCCGATGAAACGGGTATGCGGGCCGAGGGCTCTTTGCACTGGCTACACGTTATGCGGGATGAACAATGGACGCTCTACTACTTGTCTGAAAAGCGAGGTCGTGAGGCCATGGACACGATGGGCATACTGCTAACATTTGCAGGCGGCGTTCTGGTTCATGATCATTGGAAATCCTATTTTGCATATGCGGCAACTCACGTACTTTGCAATGCCCATCACCTGAGGGAGCTTTTGGGTGTTGTTGATAGGGACAGCAATCAACTGGCGTTGCGATTGATGAAGCTACTGAGGCTTTCCTGGCATTACTGCAAGGGCTTTAAGACCATAGGTATGCTACAGATGCCAAGTGTTGTCTGTGAACGAATCGAGAAGATTTATGACCGGTTGCTTCAGCGGGCTCTAATGAAAGAAGTCGTCTATATGGAGAAGCAACGAGAGGAGCTTAAGCGCAAGAAAGTCAAGAATACTAAAGCTTACAATCTCTTCAAACGACTCACTGAGTTCAAGGCTGAGACACTGCGCTTCATGTCAGATTTTACCATTCCCTTCGATAACAATGGCAGTGAGCGGGATGTTCGAATGGCCAAGTTAAAGCAGAAAATCTCAGGCTGCTTCAGGAGTGCAGACGGTGGTTCTATGTTTGCACGGATTCGCAGCTATTTGTCGTCTGCCAGAAAACAGGGAATGGACATATATCAATCACTTCATAGAGCTGTTCGGAATTACTGTAATATGCCTTTGCTCAGTGCTGAATAG
- a CDS encoding IS1595 family transposase, producing the protein MCKNTIQFQKGLGIMQFLANYGSEEQCENALSSWRWPDGFQCPKCGSRSFCKLHRKAEFQCNCCRCQTSLTSNTIFDSTKLPLATWFLGIYLVTQNKAGISCLTLHRQLGISYNAALRMKHKLMQVMMERDNSWQLSGFVQIDDAYWGGERHGGRRGRGSENKAPFVAAVQTDADNHPIYMKFNAVDNFRRKTIQEWAEHALKKGVRAVSDGLSCFRGIEDAGCQHTAIITGGGHASMENELFTWVNTMLGNVKTAITGTYHKLDPKHLGRYLSEFNYRFNRRFDMPSMISRLGRAAVNTAPMPDRLLKLPDVQWKPG; encoded by the coding sequence ATGTGTAAAAACACCATTCAGTTCCAAAAAGGCCTTGGCATTATGCAATTTCTGGCTAATTACGGCAGTGAAGAGCAGTGTGAGAACGCGCTGTCCTCTTGGCGCTGGCCAGATGGCTTCCAATGCCCGAAGTGTGGCTCCCGCAGTTTCTGCAAGCTTCACCGGAAAGCTGAATTCCAGTGCAATTGCTGCCGTTGCCAAACCTCGCTTACCAGTAACACTATCTTTGACTCAACAAAGCTGCCTCTAGCTACCTGGTTTCTGGGTATCTATCTCGTCACCCAGAATAAAGCGGGGATTTCTTGCCTGACGCTTCATCGACAACTTGGCATTTCCTACAATGCCGCATTGCGCATGAAACACAAACTCATGCAGGTCATGATGGAAAGAGATAACAGCTGGCAGTTGAGTGGTTTTGTTCAGATTGATGACGCCTATTGGGGCGGAGAGCGCCACGGAGGCCGCCGGGGCAGAGGCTCAGAGAACAAAGCCCCCTTCGTGGCCGCAGTTCAGACAGATGCTGATAACCACCCTATCTACATGAAGTTCAATGCCGTTGATAACTTCCGGCGAAAAACCATTCAGGAGTGGGCAGAACATGCCCTGAAAAAGGGTGTCCGGGCCGTCAGCGATGGCTTGTCCTGTTTCCGGGGTATTGAAGATGCCGGATGCCAGCACACAGCCATCATTACCGGTGGTGGGCATGCATCCATGGAGAATGAGTTGTTCACCTGGGTAAATACCATGCTGGGAAACGTGAAAACAGCGATTACCGGTACTTACCATAAGCTCGACCCCAAGCATCTGGGCCGTTATCTATCAGAGTTCAACTATCGGTTTAACCGGCGTTTTGATATGCCTTCAATGATCTCAAGGCTAGGTCGGGCTGCAGTCAATACAGCACCGATGCCGGATCGACTTCTCAAACTGCCAGACGTCCAGTGGAAACCGGGTTAG
- a CDS encoding ISNCY family transposase, which produces MRKKRNPQCSMELHYVPHEICSQLSGISQWLDAHPQFNDWIYEDLSSGDKQNTGRNGLSAESVLRAALLKQYLNCDYDYLSFVLMDSMLFRDFCRLEPNQRPSRSSLHGLISLLTASTWERINNCQLMTAKDQGIEKGRTVAIDSTVTESDIKPPCDSDLLASSVKEICRLLERGQTLTATPLYEYTHHNRAVKDAARKCIYAGKEERHQHYKKLLQLTRKSRKVLIEATVTLANARQQGQCLLADDADKWQADVDHLLPLVDAIVSQTERRVFKGEKVPAQEKVVSLYEPHTDIIVKDRRQVQYGHKLNLVQGKSRLILDLVIEEGNPADSDQFIPMMERQKEIYGRVPRQTSGDGGYACRANLEKAKAMGISDVAFNKKRGLEVEEMTKSQYVYKTLFRFRAGIEAGISWLKRCFGLSRCHCKGSERFDSHCWLSVVCYNLVILARHPAPS; this is translated from the coding sequence ATGCGCAAAAAACGCAACCCGCAGTGTAGTATGGAACTCCATTACGTACCTCATGAAATCTGCTCCCAGCTTTCCGGTATCTCGCAATGGCTTGACGCCCATCCACAGTTCAATGACTGGATTTATGAGGACTTAAGTTCTGGTGATAAACAGAACACTGGGCGGAACGGACTATCAGCAGAATCCGTTCTTCGTGCGGCACTCCTGAAACAGTATTTGAATTGTGATTATGACTACTTGTCGTTTGTTTTGATGGACTCCATGCTCTTTCGAGACTTTTGTCGCCTCGAACCAAACCAGCGCCCCAGTCGCTCCAGTTTGCATGGGCTCATCAGCCTTCTTACTGCATCTACATGGGAACGGATTAATAACTGTCAGCTAATGACCGCTAAAGATCAGGGTATTGAAAAAGGGCGCACTGTGGCTATTGACAGCACAGTCACCGAATCGGATATCAAACCTCCTTGCGACAGTGATCTTTTAGCCAGTTCCGTTAAAGAAATTTGTCGGCTGCTGGAACGGGGACAAACACTGACAGCGACACCGCTTTATGAATATACCCATCACAACCGAGCCGTAAAAGATGCGGCCAGAAAATGCATCTACGCTGGCAAAGAAGAGCGGCATCAGCATTATAAAAAACTGCTGCAGTTGACCCGAAAATCCCGGAAGGTACTTATCGAAGCTACTGTCACGCTAGCAAACGCCCGTCAGCAGGGGCAGTGTCTCCTGGCTGATGATGCCGACAAGTGGCAGGCCGATGTGGATCACCTGTTACCCCTGGTGGATGCAATAGTCTCCCAGACAGAGCGCAGGGTCTTTAAGGGTGAAAAGGTGCCAGCCCAGGAAAAAGTGGTTAGCCTGTATGAACCCCATACGGATATCATCGTAAAAGACAGGCGGCAAGTACAGTATGGCCATAAACTGAACCTGGTTCAGGGAAAAAGTCGATTGATCCTGGACCTGGTTATTGAGGAAGGTAACCCAGCGGATTCGGACCAATTCATTCCGATGATGGAAAGACAAAAAGAAATTTATGGTCGTGTACCTCGCCAGACAAGCGGTGACGGCGGATACGCGTGTCGCGCTAATTTGGAAAAAGCCAAGGCCATGGGAATCAGCGATGTAGCTTTTAATAAGAAGCGCGGACTTGAAGTCGAAGAGATGACTAAAAGTCAGTATGTGTATAAAACGCTCTTTCGCTTCCGGGCAGGTATTGAAGCGGGAATTTCGTGGCTAAAGAGATGTTTTGGGCTATCACGTTGCCACTGCAAGGGTTCTGAGCGTTTTGATTCTCATTGCTGGTTATCGGTGGTCTGTTACAACCTGGTGATTCTGGCCAGACACCCGGCACCATCCTGA
- a CDS encoding IS66 family transposase: MIPELPATMSAEILLKENAELRMRVACLEERCRELEEKVGKNSQNSSKPPSSDGYQKPCKNSNSPDHSDDLSADKGTDPSDEKPNPKSLRQSSGNKAGGKKGHQGTCLKQVDIPDYIEYLPVKECNKCQASLLDSEPVKYIERQVFEPGRPGEFEVTAHRAEVKICTCGCRNQAEFPEGVTAAAQYGSATQAMAVYLNQYHFLPFKRVSEYFNTLYKMSVSAGTVANFVARTYENLASTEEVIRDALRESSVAGADETGMRAEGSLHWLHVMRDEQWTLYYLSEKRGREAMDTMGILLTFAGVLVHDHWKSYFAYAATHVLCNAHHLRELLGVVDRDSNQLALRLMKLLRLSWHYCKGFKTIGMLQMPSVVCERIEKIYDRLLQRALMKEVVYMEKQREELKRKKVKNTKAYNLFKRLTEFKAETLRFMSDFTIPFDNNGSERDVRMAKLKQKISGCFRSADGGSMFARIRSYLSSARKQGMDIYQSLHRAVRNYCNMPLLSAE; encoded by the coding sequence ATGATTCCAGAACTACCCGCAACTATGTCGGCTGAGATTCTCTTGAAAGAGAATGCAGAGCTGCGGATGAGAGTTGCCTGTCTGGAAGAGCGATGTCGAGAATTGGAAGAAAAGGTTGGCAAGAACAGTCAAAACAGCAGCAAGCCGCCATCGTCTGATGGTTATCAAAAACCTTGTAAAAACAGTAATTCTCCAGATCATTCTGACGACCTTTCCGCAGATAAAGGTACCGATCCATCGGATGAAAAACCCAATCCTAAAAGTCTGAGACAGTCTTCTGGTAATAAAGCCGGTGGAAAGAAAGGGCATCAGGGCACTTGTCTTAAACAGGTCGATATCCCTGACTATATTGAGTACCTTCCGGTTAAAGAATGCAATAAATGTCAGGCGTCTCTTCTTGATAGTGAGCCGGTCAAATATATTGAACGACAGGTGTTTGAACCAGGGAGACCGGGTGAATTTGAAGTAACGGCCCATAGAGCTGAAGTAAAAATCTGCACTTGTGGTTGTCGGAATCAGGCTGAATTCCCGGAAGGTGTTACCGCTGCCGCACAATATGGCTCAGCCACACAGGCTATGGCCGTCTATCTTAACCAATACCATTTCCTGCCTTTTAAGCGCGTGTCAGAGTATTTTAATACTCTCTATAAAATGAGTGTAAGTGCAGGCACTGTCGCCAATTTTGTGGCCAGAACCTATGAAAATCTGGCTTCTACTGAAGAGGTTATTCGTGACGCCTTGCGGGAATCGTCTGTTGCCGGAGCCGATGAAACGGGTATGCGGGCCGAGGGCTCTTTGCACTGGCTACACGTTATGCGGGATGAACAATGGACGCTCTACTACTTGTCTGAAAAGCGAGGTCGTGAGGCCATGGACACGATGGGCATACTGCTAACATTTGCAGGCGTTCTGGTTCATGATCATTGGAAATCCTATTTTGCATATGCGGCAACTCACGTACTTTGCAATGCCCATCACCTGAGGGAGCTTTTGGGTGTTGTTGATAGGGACAGCAATCAACTGGCGTTGCGATTGATGAAGCTACTGAGGCTTTCCTGGCATTACTGCAAGGGCTTTAAGACCATAGGTATGCTACAGATGCCAAGTGTTGTCTGTGAACGAATCGAGAAGATTTATGACCGGTTGCTTCAGCGGGCTCTAATGAAAGAAGTCGTCTATATGGAGAAGCAACGAGAGGAGCTTAAGCGCAAGAAAGTCAAGAATACTAAAGCTTACAATCTCTTCAAACGACTCACTGAGTTCAAGGCTGAGACACTGCGCTTCATGTCAGATTTTACCATTCCCTTCGATAACAATGGCAGTGAGCGGGATGTTCGAATGGCCAAGTTAAAGCAGAAAATCTCAGGCTGCTTCAGGAGTGCAGACGGTGGTTCTATGTTTGCACGGATTCGCAGCTATTTGTCGTCTGCCAGAAAACAGGGAATGGACATATATCAATCACTTCATAGAGCTGTTCGGAATTACTGTAATATGCCTTTGCTCAGTGCTGAATAG
- a CDS encoding transposase, with protein MSTLRMTAKDQGIEKGRTVAIDSTVTESDIKPPCDSDLLASSVKEICRLLERGQTLTATPLYEYTHHNRAVKDAARKCIYAGKEERHQHYKKLLQLTRKSRKVLIEATVTLANARQQGQCLLADDADKWQADVDHLLPLVDAIVSQTERRVFKGEKVPAQEKVVSLYEPHTDIIVKDRRQVQYGHKLNLVQGKSRLILDLVIEEGNPADSDQFIPMMERQKEIYGRVPRQTSGDGGYACRANLEKAKAMGISDVAFNKKRGLEVEEMTKSQYVYKTLFRFRAGIEAGISWLKRCFGLSRCHCKGSERFDSHCWLSVVC; from the coding sequence ATGTCTACCCTAAGAATGACCGCTAAAGATCAGGGTATTGAAAAAGGGCGCACTGTGGCTATTGACAGCACAGTCACCGAATCGGATATCAAACCTCCTTGCGACAGTGATCTTTTAGCCAGTTCCGTTAAAGAAATTTGTCGGCTGCTGGAACGGGGACAAACACTGACAGCGACACCGCTTTATGAATATACCCATCACAACCGAGCCGTAAAAGATGCGGCCAGAAAATGCATCTACGCTGGCAAAGAAGAGCGGCATCAGCATTATAAAAAACTGCTGCAGTTGACCCGAAAATCCCGGAAGGTACTTATCGAAGCTACTGTCACGCTAGCAAACGCCCGTCAGCAGGGGCAGTGTCTCCTGGCTGATGATGCCGACAAGTGGCAGGCCGATGTGGATCACCTGTTACCCCTGGTGGATGCAATAGTCTCCCAGACAGAGCGCAGGGTCTTTAAGGGTGAAAAGGTGCCAGCCCAGGAAAAAGTGGTTAGCCTGTATGAACCCCATACGGATATCATCGTAAAAGACAGGCGGCAAGTACAGTATGGCCATAAACTGAACCTGGTTCAGGGAAAAAGTCGATTGATCCTGGACCTGGTTATTGAGGAAGGTAACCCAGCGGATTCGGACCAATTCATTCCGATGATGGAAAGACAAAAAGAAATTTATGGTCGTGTACCTCGCCAGACAAGCGGTGACGGCGGATACGCGTGTCGCGCTAATTTGGAAAAAGCCAAGGCCATGGGAATCAGCGATGTAGCTTTTAATAAGAAGCGCGGACTTGAAGTCGAAGAGATGACTAAAAGTCAGTATGTGTATAAAACGCTCTTTCGCTTCCGGGCAGGTATTGAAGCGGGAATTTCGTGGCTAAAGAGATGTTTTGGGCTATCACGTTGCCACTGCAAGGGTTCTGAGCGTTTTGATTCTCATTGCTGGTTATCGGTGGTCTGTTAG
- a CDS encoding IS4 family transposase: protein MTCFDRSELLSMAEQLGFTIRQRDIRPLDFILSLIDALAGDGNCDTQADLHRKFNELTGLNVSYRSWANQAKKDALPTLILWLWVQCLEIFSRKVMAFDEDSPFSEFEHILIQDGSSQAVYDALKEAFPGRFSTVSPAAVELHTTMDLLTNNLVRVQLTEDTRSERDCLPPLPTSMAYILMLMDAGYFELELFAAIDDREGSFICKAPQSINPTILSAVREDGKNLNRYKGQKLKDVLSGFPKDQCLDLDVEWPGFKAWPFRLVVRWNDKKQKWVFVVTNLNRVEFTLSDVLQAYRLRWQIELIFKEIKSYSGWHRFNTKSATLVFSLILMSFVVVTLKRYLAHAAQANLCESGSIEEISTHKVMKSGTHLFGNVISSLMNAGKSLVSCIKKLLDFWGNNAKREHPARDGCSGRTRLGLCAVGGA, encoded by the coding sequence TTGACCTGTTTCGACCGGTCAGAACTCCTAAGTATGGCGGAACAGCTTGGTTTTACTATACGACAGCGAGATATCCGTCCTTTGGATTTTATCCTCTCACTGATCGATGCCCTCGCTGGTGATGGAAACTGCGATACCCAGGCGGATCTACACCGTAAATTTAACGAGTTGACGGGGCTGAATGTCTCTTATCGTTCTTGGGCAAATCAAGCTAAAAAGGACGCGCTGCCTACTCTTATCCTGTGGCTATGGGTGCAGTGTCTGGAAATATTTTCCCGCAAAGTCATGGCGTTTGATGAAGACAGTCCATTTTCAGAGTTTGAGCACATTCTGATTCAGGACGGTTCGTCACAAGCTGTCTATGATGCCCTGAAAGAAGCATTTCCCGGCAGGTTCTCAACGGTCAGTCCTGCTGCCGTCGAGCTTCATACGACAATGGATCTTCTCACCAACAACCTGGTGCGGGTGCAGCTGACTGAAGATACCCGTTCAGAAAGAGACTGTCTGCCACCACTGCCAACATCCATGGCCTATATCCTGATGCTAATGGATGCCGGTTATTTTGAGCTGGAACTCTTTGCCGCTATTGATGACAGGGAGGGTTCTTTTATCTGCAAGGCACCTCAGAGTATCAACCCGACGATACTCAGCGCGGTACGGGAGGATGGCAAGAATCTCAATCGCTACAAAGGACAAAAACTGAAGGATGTACTGTCTGGCTTCCCCAAAGACCAGTGCCTCGACCTGGATGTAGAATGGCCGGGATTCAAAGCCTGGCCATTCCGCTTGGTTGTCCGCTGGAATGACAAAAAACAGAAGTGGGTTTTCGTTGTGACCAACCTGAACCGGGTGGAGTTCACCTTGAGTGATGTGCTCCAGGCCTATCGTCTACGGTGGCAGATAGAGCTGATTTTCAAAGAGATCAAATCCTATTCAGGGTGGCATCGTTTTAACACCAAATCAGCGACACTGGTGTTTAGCCTGATTCTGATGTCCTTTGTGGTTGTGACGTTGAAAAGGTACCTTGCCCATGCTGCACAGGCGAACCTCTGTGAAAGTGGGAGCATTGAGGAAATCTCGACGCACAAGGTGATGAAAAGTGGGACTCACCTGTTTGGTAATGTGATTTCATCGTTGATGAATGCAGGAAAGTCATTGGTCTCATGCATTAAAAAGCTACTGGACTTCTGGGGAAATAATGCGAAACGAGAACACCCTGCACGGGATGGTTGTTCAGGGCGTACAAGATTAGGCCTTTGTGCGGTGGGTGGGGCTTAA
- a CDS encoding GDP-mannose 4,6-dehydratase has product MYACNGILFNHESPRRGETFVTRKITRGLSNIAQGLESCLFLGNMDALRDWGHARDYVEMQWLMLQQEQPEDFVIATGVQYSVRQFVEFTAKAIGFTIKWEGSGVEECGYVETIAGDNAPGLTVGQRIVAVDPRYFRPAEVETLLGDPTNAKNKLGWVPTTTLEEMVTEMVQYDLSQAKQHALLKEHGYDVKVSRE; this is encoded by the coding sequence ATGTATGCCTGTAACGGCATTCTGTTTAACCACGAATCTCCTCGACGTGGCGAAACCTTTGTAACCCGTAAGATTACCCGTGGTCTATCCAATATCGCTCAAGGTCTTGAATCTTGCCTGTTCCTTGGCAATATGGATGCCCTGCGTGACTGGGGTCATGCCCGTGATTATGTGGAGATGCAGTGGCTGATGTTACAGCAGGAACAGCCTGAAGATTTTGTCATTGCCACCGGTGTTCAATACTCTGTACGCCAATTCGTAGAGTTCACAGCAAAAGCCATTGGCTTCACTATTAAGTGGGAAGGCTCTGGTGTTGAGGAATGCGGTTACGTGGAAACCATTGCCGGCGATAATGCACCGGGGCTTACCGTAGGGCAGCGCATTGTTGCGGTTGACCCACGTTACTTCCGTCCAGCTGAAGTAGAGACACTTCTTGGTGATCCAACTAACGCAAAAAATAAATTGGGTTGGGTTCCTACCACAACGCTGGAAGAAATGGTTACTGAAATGGTTCAGTATGATCTCTCCCAGGCTAAGCAGCATGCCTTATTGAAAGAGCATGGTTATGATGTGAAGGTTTCGAGGGAGTAG
- a CDS encoding YhcG family protein, translated as MPDGYRPWLQAIKSRIYSAQQRAAIVVNQGMLELYWHIGQEILERQEQQGWGSGVVSQLAKDLKSTFPDMKGFSRANLMYMRAFAESWPDLMTEANVQQTVGQIPWGHNLLLLSKLKDRSKRLGYAAKTIENGWSRNVLAHQIESRLLERQGKAVSNFTCSLPNPQSELAEQTLKDPYLFDFLTLREDAKEREIEQALTRHISQFLLELGAGFAYVGQQVHVEVGGDDFYLDLLFYHLKLRCYIVVELKTGDFKPEHVGQLNFYLSAVDSQLRSDQDAPSIGLLLCKSRNKIVVEYALRDNAKPIGVAEYQLSQSLPEALEGELPSIERLEEEVRSYERGVLPGE; from the coding sequence ATGCCTGATGGTTATCGTCCGTGGCTTCAAGCTATCAAATCCCGCATCTATAGCGCACAGCAACGGGCTGCTATTGTCGTCAATCAGGGAATGTTGGAGCTTTACTGGCATATTGGGCAGGAGATCCTTGAACGGCAGGAGCAGCAGGGCTGGGGTTCCGGGGTTGTGAGTCAGTTGGCAAAGGATTTGAAGTCAACTTTTCCTGATATGAAAGGGTTCTCCCGCGCAAACCTAATGTATATGAGGGCGTTTGCAGAATCCTGGCCTGATCTGATGACGGAGGCAAATGTCCAACAGACTGTTGGACAAATTCCCTGGGGGCACAACCTTCTGTTGTTAAGCAAACTGAAAGACCGGTCAAAGCGCCTTGGGTATGCTGCCAAGACGATTGAAAACGGTTGGTCCCGTAATGTATTAGCGCATCAGATCGAAAGTCGTTTGTTGGAACGACAGGGAAAGGCCGTTAGCAATTTTACCTGTTCACTCCCCAACCCTCAGTCAGAACTAGCTGAGCAAACCTTGAAAGATCCATACCTTTTTGACTTCCTTACTTTGCGGGAAGACGCTAAAGAACGAGAGATCGAGCAGGCACTTACCCGACATATCAGCCAGTTTCTGTTGGAGCTGGGTGCAGGTTTTGCTTATGTAGGCCAGCAGGTTCATGTTGAGGTGGGCGGTGATGACTTCTACCTGGACTTGCTGTTCTACCACCTCAAACTGCGTTGTTACATTGTGGTTGAGCTAAAAACAGGAGATTTTAAACCTGAGCATGTGGGGCAGCTGAATTTTTACCTCTCAGCGGTAGACAGCCAATTGAGGTCTGATCAAGATGCCCCGAGTATAGGCCTTTTGCTCTGCAAGAGTCGTAACAAAATCGTGGTTGAATACGCTCTCCGTGATAATGCTAAACCCATTGGTGTGGCTGAATATCAACTATCTCAAAGCCTGCCTGAAGCCTTGGAAGGTGAGTTGCCCAGCATTGAACGGTTAGAGGAGGAAGTACGGTCATATGAACGTGGAGTCCTGCCCGGGGAGTGA
- a CDS encoding GDP-L-fucose synthase, with protein MKKVFVAGHQGMVGSAIVRQLQSQQGIELVTRSRNELDLTNQNAVADFFQSEKIDQVYLAAAKVGGIHANNTYPAEFIYENLMIECNIIHQAYAAGVKELLFLGSSCIYPKLAQQPIMESELLNGHLESTNEPYAIAKIAGIKLCESYNRQYGVDYRSVMPTNLYGENDNFHPQNSHVIPAMMRRFHEARLRGDNEVVVWGTGTPMREFLYVDDMAAASIHVMNLDKTTYSQHTEPMMSHINVGTGIDCTIRELAETMKHVVGFEGEIVFDTTKPDGTPRKLMDVSRLERLGWKASVSLQDGLAMTYRWFLEHAVELRSL; from the coding sequence ATGAAGAAAGTGTTTGTTGCCGGACACCAGGGCATGGTGGGGTCTGCAATTGTACGGCAGTTGCAGAGTCAGCAGGGCATTGAATTGGTTACCCGTAGTCGCAATGAACTGGATTTGACCAATCAAAATGCGGTTGCTGATTTTTTTCAATCCGAGAAAATTGATCAAGTGTATCTTGCGGCAGCCAAAGTGGGCGGTATTCATGCCAACAACACCTACCCAGCCGAGTTTATTTATGAAAACCTGATGATAGAGTGCAATATTATTCATCAGGCTTACGCTGCCGGTGTGAAAGAATTACTGTTCCTTGGCTCTAGCTGCATTTATCCAAAACTGGCACAACAGCCAATAATGGAAAGTGAATTGCTGAATGGCCATCTTGAATCAACCAATGAGCCTTATGCCATTGCCAAGATTGCCGGCATCAAATTGTGTGAATCTTATAATCGCCAATACGGTGTGGATTATCGTTCAGTTATGCCCACCAACCTGTACGGCGAAAACGATAACTTCCATCCGCAAAACAGTCATGTGATTCCGGCTATGATGCGCCGCTTCCATGAGGCTAGGCTTCGGGGTGATAACGAAGTGGTGGTCTGGGGAACCGGAACCCCTATGCGTGAGTTTCTTTATGTGGATGATATGGCCGCTGCCAGTATCCATGTGATGAATCTCGATAAAACCACCTACAGTCAACATACGGAACCAATGATGTCCCATATTAATGTGGGCACCGGCATCGATTGCACTATCCGTGAACTGGCAGAAACCATGAAGCATGTGGTTGGCTTTGAAGGTGAAATTGTTTTTGACACCACCAAACCCGACGGTACACCGCGTAAACTGATGGATGTCTCGCGCCTTGAGCGACTGGGTTGGAAGGCCTCAGTGTCTTTACAGGATGGTCTCGCGATGACTTACCGCTGGTTCCTGGAGCATGCAGTGGAACTTCGTTCTCTGTAA